The following coding sequences lie in one Arachis ipaensis cultivar K30076 chromosome B05, Araip1.1, whole genome shotgun sequence genomic window:
- the LOC107642565 gene encoding histidine kinase 1 isoform X3, with product MAEDRYETCSEGSACSQMGSNNKCKHVFDRLCGFAPSWNWNTSTTTTAPPPSGRRIFHRDVEKEAFQYASSSHCLSSYYSVFVVRLAIMVMLAILIGLLTILTWHFTKIYTTKSLKTLAYDLRYELLQRPILRMWNILNTTAEITTAQVKLSQYVIRRYSNPVNQAEQVEQLYEAMRAITWALFSSKKALNSITINYKNGFVQAFHRDLKDNNTSYIYSDLSNYSMVANEMNSFSAHQAWNDKAIHGNKSAIWYREPLDPVTGDKIGKAMQIAPEDLINIAGLSQVPDGVASWHVAVSKFTDSPLLSAALPVWDSSNKSIMAVVGVTTALYSVGQLMKELVEMHSGHMYLTSQEGYLLATSTNAPLLTNSTKHPTLKMAVDCENEVIKLGAEWLQRAYGNHSPPSHEVHVENAKLGHQQYYIDSFFLNLKRLPLVGVIIIPRKYIMGQVDERAFKTLVILISASLCILVIGCVCILILTNGVSKEMKLRAALISQLEARRKAEASSNYKSQFLANMSHELRTPMAAVIGLLDILISDDCLTNEQYSTVTQIRKCSTALLRLLNNILDLSKVESGKLVLEDAEFDLGRELEGLVDMFSVQCINHNVETVLDLSAGHIILRGWCEYPNSCNGSPIFPLEQKKSRCIQKAREKQNANNEKRTTKRDNKVILWFEVDDTGCGIDPSKWDSVFESFEQADPSTTRLHGGTGLGLCIVRNLVNKMGGEIKVVKKEGQGTLMRLCLVLSTPIDVTEQHYALDFTDNSLVVLLALHGNMSRLITSKWLQKNGVCTIEASEWNGLTQVLRELFHARSPVHNNNNFDAHYPVTEGLKSKLLSIQDMKNPVFVIVVDIGLLDLSTDIWKEQLNFLHRYFGRARFVWMLNHDTSNNIKMEIRRKGNVLMVNKPLYKAKMVHILEAVIKERNLELQKRNNMIGPRTTAKEGELHEFLEIDSTHFDAGSSDDSDTSETVGSNPVSVDGDKQIELVTRSPASSTYKTSNCLVGLTNEHLEDTNNARKEESCQSSPSSSKHALEESDPKSLSTKEPSQGGDSECGETHRAAGPNNNAVNGKNSLEGLRILLAEDTPVLQRVATIMLEKMGASVVAVGDGQQAVDALHCKLGVDDCRRDSLQKERNMRSQTEILTSPYDLILMDCQMPKMDGYEATKAIRKSEVGTGLHIPIVALTAHAMSCDEAKCLEVGMDAYLTKPIDFKQMVATILSLTKRKTS from the exons ATGGCAGAAGACAGATATGAAACCTGTTCTGAAGGTTCTGCATGTTCTCAAATGGGAAGCAATAATAAGTGCAAGCATGTGTTTGATAGATTATGTGGTTTTGCACCTTCATGGAATTGGAACACAAGCACCACAACCACAGCACCACCACCAAGTGGCAGAAGAATCTTCCATAGAGATGTTGAAAAAGAAGCATTCCAATATGCAAGTAGTAGCCATTGCCTCTCATCCTACTACAGTGTCTTTGTTGTTCGCCTAGCAATCATG GTGATGCTAGCAATCTTGATAGGGCTACTTACTATTCTAACATGGCATTTCACCAAGATTTACACAACAAAATCACTCAAAACCCTGGCATATGATCTGCGTTACGAGCTTCTTCAACGCCCAATCTTGAGGATGTGGAACATTCTGAATACTACGGCCGAGATCACCACGGCTCAGGTGAAGCTTTCTCAGTATGTGATCAGGCGTTACAGCAACCCTGTTAATCAAGCAGAGCAAGTTGAG CAGCTGTATGAAGCAATGAGGGCTATAACATGGGCATTGTTTTCTAGTAAGAAAGCTCTGAACTCCATAACCATCAATTATAAGAATGGATTTGTCCAAGCTTTCCATAGAGATCTTAAGGATAACAACACATCTTACATCTATTCGGATCTCTCCAATTACTCTATGGTTGCTAATGAGATGAATTCCTTTTCGGCGCATCAGGCTTGGAATGATAAGGCCATTCATGGTAACAAATCAGCAATTTGGTACCGTGAGCCGCTTGATCCTGTCACTGGGGATAAGATTGGGAAAGCTATGCAGATTGCGCCGGAAGACTTAATCAACATAGCTGGTCTTTCACAAGTACCTGATGGTGTGGCCTCATGGCATGTTGCAGTGAGCAAGTTCACTGATTCGCCATTGCTTTCAGCAGCATTACCTGTTTGGGATTCTTCTAATAAGAGTATTATGGCAGTTGTGGGTGTCACAACGGCGCTTTATAGCGTTGGACAGCTGATGAAGGAGCTAGTTGAGATGCACAGTGGTCACATGTACTTGACTTCACAAGAGGGTTACTTGCTTGCAACTTCCACAAATGCACCTCTGCTGACAAATTCAACAAAGCATCCAACGCTTAAGATGGCGGTTGATTGCGAAAATGAAGTGATCAAACTCGGTGCTGAGTGGTTGCAGAGAGCTTATGGAAACCATTCTCCTCCTAGTCATGAGGTTCATGTAGAAAATGCCAAGCTAGGCCACCAGCAATATTACATTGACTCTTTCTTCCTAAACTTAAAGAGACTTCCTTTG GTGGGGGTAATCATCATACCAAGAAAGTATATCATGGGGCAGGTTGATGAAAGAGCCTTCAAAACTTTGGTTATTCTAATATCCGCATCATTATGCATTCTAGTTATTGGATGTGTTTGCATTTTGATATTGACGAACGGAGTGTCGAAGGAAATGAAACTAAGAGCAGCATTGATAAGTCAGCTGGAAGCAAGAAGAAAGGCAGAGGCTTCAAGCAACTACAAAAGCCAATTTCTTGCGAACATGAG TCATGAATTAAGGACACCGATGGCAGCAGTAATTGGGTTGCTTGACATTCTTATATCTGATGACTGTCTCACAAATGAACAATATTCAACAGTTACTCAAATAAGAAAATGCTCAACCGCACTACTCCGTCTTCTTAACAACATCTTGGATCTTAGCAAG GTGGAATCAGGAAAACTAGTCCTAGAAGATGCAGAATTTGACTTGGGTCGTGAACTTGAAGGGCTTGTAGATATGTTTTCTGTCCAGTGCATTAACCACAATGTAGAGACTGTTTTAGATCTGTCTG CTGGTCACATCATTCTGCGAGGATGGTGCGAATACCCAAATTCTTGCAATGGTAGTCCAATTTTTCCACTTGAACAGAAGAAATCACGGTGTATACAAAAGGCTAGAGAGAAGCAAAATGCAAACAACGAAAAGAGAACAACTAAGAGAGATAACAAAGTGATACTTTGGTTTGAAGTTGATGACACAGGCTGTG GCATTGACCCAAGTAAATGGGATTCTGTGTTTGAAAGCTTTGAGCAAGCTGATCCATCAACTACTCGACT GCATGGAGGCACTGGTCTTGGTCTCTGCATTGTCAGAAACTTG GTCAATAAGATGGGCGGAGAAATCaaggttgtcaaaaaggagggCCAAGGAACACTCATGAGATTATGCTTAGTTCTCAGTACACCTATTGATGTCACAGAGCAACATTATGCATTGGATTTTACTGACAATAGCTTAGTG GTACTTCTTGCACTGCATGGCAACATGAGTCGCTTGATTACTTCCAAGTGGTTACAGAAAAATGGGGTTTGCACTATAGAAGCATCTGAATGGAATGGACTAACACAGGTTTTGAGGGAACTCTTTCATGCAAGAAGTCCAGTCCATAATAACAATAACTTTGATGCACATTATCCAGTAACCGAGGGATTGAAGTCTAAATTACTCAGCATACAAGACATGAAGAACCCGGTTTTCGTCATTGTTGTGGACATTGGGCTACTTGACTTGAGCACAGACATATGGAAGGAACAGCTTAACTTCCTTCATAGATACTTTGGGAGAGCAAGGTTTGTGTGGATGCTAAATCATGACACATCCAATAACATAAAGATGGAGATTCGTCGGAAAGGGAATGTTTTGATGGTCAACAAACCCCTTTATAAAGCGAAAATGGTTCACATTTTGGAAGCAGTCATAAAGGAGAGAAATCTTGAGCTGCAAAAGAGAAATAATATGATTGGTCCAAGGACCACTGCAAAAGAGGGCGAGTTGCATGAATTTCTTGAGATTGATTCTACTCATTTTGATGCTGGTAGCTCTGATGATTCGGACACTTCCGAAACGGTTGGTTCTAATCCTGTTAGTGTCGATGGAGATAAACAAATTGAATTGGTGACTAGATCACCCGCATCATCAACATACAAGACCAGTAATTGCTTAGTTGGATTAACCAATGAACATTTGGAAGATACTAATAATGCAAGGAAAGAAGAGTCATGTCAGAGTAGCCCCAGTTCTTCCAAACATGCCCTTGAAGAAAGTGACCCTAAATCACTGTCCACTAAAGAACCATCTCAAGGTGGAGATTCTGAATGTGGCGAAACACATAGGGCTGCCGGCCCAAATAATAATGCGGTCAATGGAAAAAATTCTCTTGAAGGCCTGAGGATATTGCTTGCAGAAGATACTCCTGTGCTTCAAAGGGTAGCAACCATAATGCTTGAGAAAATGGGAGCTTCTGTTGTTGCTGTAGGTGATGGACAACAAGCAGTAGATGCTCTCCATTGCAAGCTAGGTGTTGATGACTGCAGAAGGGATTCTCTCCAGAAGGAAAGAAACATGAGATCTCAAACAGAGATTTTGACTTCACCATATGACTTGATCCTAATGGATTGTCAG ATGCCAAAGATGGATGGTTATGAAGCAACAAAAGCAATAAGGAAATCAGAAGTGGGAACAGGATTGCATATTCCAATTGTTGCCCTTACAGCTCATGCAATGTCATGTGATGAAGCCAAATGCCTTGAAGTTGGCATGGATGCTTACTTAACAAAGCCAATTGACTTCAAGCAAATGGTGGCCACCATACTTTCACTCACCAAAAGAAAAACATCATGA
- the LOC107642565 gene encoding histidine kinase 1 isoform X2 has product MAEDRYETCSEGSACSQMGSNNKCKHVFDRLCGFAPSWNWNTSTTTTAPPPSGRRIFHRDVEKEAFQYASSSHCLSSYYSVFVVRLAIMVMLAILIGLLTILTWHFTKIYTTKSLKTLAYDLRYELLQRPILRMWNILNTTAEITTAQVKLSQYVIRRYSNPVNQAEQVELYEAMRAITWALFSSKKALNSITINYKNGFVQAFHRDLKDNNTSYIYSDLSNYSMVANEMNSFSAHQAWNDKAIHGNKSAIWYREPLDPVTGDKIGKAMQIAPEDLINIAGLSQVPDGVASWHVAVSKFTDSPLLSAALPVWDSSNKSIMAVVGVTTALYSVGQLMKELVEMHSGHMYLTSQEGYLLATSTNAPLLTNSTKHPTLKMAVDCENEVIKLGAEWLQRAYGNHSPPSHEVHVENAKLGHQQYYIDSFFLNLKRLPLVGVIIIPRKYIMGQVDERAFKTLVILISASLCILVIGCVCILILTNGVSKEMKLRAALISQLEARRKAEASSNYKSQFLANMSHELRTPMAAVIGLLDILISDDCLTNEQYSTVTQIRKCSTALLRLLNNILDLSKVESGKLVLEDAEFDLGRELEGLVDMFSVQCINHNVETVLDLSDEMPKVVRGDSARVVQIFTNLINNSIKFTPSGHIILRGWCEYPNSCNGSPIFPLEQKKSRCIQKAREKQNANNEKRTTKRDNKVILWFEVDDTGCGIDPSKWDSVFESFEQADPSTTRLHGGTGLGLCIVRNLVNKMGGEIKVVKKEGQGTLMRLCLVLSTPIDVTEQHYALDFTDNSLVVLLALHGNMSRLITSKWLQKNGVCTIEASEWNGLTQVLRELFHARSPVHNNNNFDAHYPVTEGLKSKLLSIQDMKNPVFVIVVDIGLLDLSTDIWKEQLNFLHRYFGRARFVWMLNHDTSNNIKMEIRRKGNVLMVNKPLYKAKMVHILEAVIKERNLELQKRNNMIGPRTTAKEGELHEFLEIDSTHFDAGSSDDSDTSETVGSNPVSVDGDKQIELVTRSPASSTYKTSNCLVGLTNEHLEDTNNARKEESCQSSPSSSKHALEESDPKSLSTKEPSQGGDSECGETHRAAGPNNNAVNGKNSLEGLRILLAEDTPVLQRVATIMLEKMGASVVAVGDGQQAVDALHCKLGVDDCRRDSLQKERNMRSQTEILTSPYDLILMDCQMPKMDGYEATKAIRKSEVGTGLHIPIVALTAHAMSCDEAKCLEVGMDAYLTKPIDFKQMVATILSLTKRKTS; this is encoded by the exons ATGGCAGAAGACAGATATGAAACCTGTTCTGAAGGTTCTGCATGTTCTCAAATGGGAAGCAATAATAAGTGCAAGCATGTGTTTGATAGATTATGTGGTTTTGCACCTTCATGGAATTGGAACACAAGCACCACAACCACAGCACCACCACCAAGTGGCAGAAGAATCTTCCATAGAGATGTTGAAAAAGAAGCATTCCAATATGCAAGTAGTAGCCATTGCCTCTCATCCTACTACAGTGTCTTTGTTGTTCGCCTAGCAATCATG GTGATGCTAGCAATCTTGATAGGGCTACTTACTATTCTAACATGGCATTTCACCAAGATTTACACAACAAAATCACTCAAAACCCTGGCATATGATCTGCGTTACGAGCTTCTTCAACGCCCAATCTTGAGGATGTGGAACATTCTGAATACTACGGCCGAGATCACCACGGCTCAGGTGAAGCTTTCTCAGTATGTGATCAGGCGTTACAGCAACCCTGTTAATCAAGCAGAGCAAGTTGAG CTGTATGAAGCAATGAGGGCTATAACATGGGCATTGTTTTCTAGTAAGAAAGCTCTGAACTCCATAACCATCAATTATAAGAATGGATTTGTCCAAGCTTTCCATAGAGATCTTAAGGATAACAACACATCTTACATCTATTCGGATCTCTCCAATTACTCTATGGTTGCTAATGAGATGAATTCCTTTTCGGCGCATCAGGCTTGGAATGATAAGGCCATTCATGGTAACAAATCAGCAATTTGGTACCGTGAGCCGCTTGATCCTGTCACTGGGGATAAGATTGGGAAAGCTATGCAGATTGCGCCGGAAGACTTAATCAACATAGCTGGTCTTTCACAAGTACCTGATGGTGTGGCCTCATGGCATGTTGCAGTGAGCAAGTTCACTGATTCGCCATTGCTTTCAGCAGCATTACCTGTTTGGGATTCTTCTAATAAGAGTATTATGGCAGTTGTGGGTGTCACAACGGCGCTTTATAGCGTTGGACAGCTGATGAAGGAGCTAGTTGAGATGCACAGTGGTCACATGTACTTGACTTCACAAGAGGGTTACTTGCTTGCAACTTCCACAAATGCACCTCTGCTGACAAATTCAACAAAGCATCCAACGCTTAAGATGGCGGTTGATTGCGAAAATGAAGTGATCAAACTCGGTGCTGAGTGGTTGCAGAGAGCTTATGGAAACCATTCTCCTCCTAGTCATGAGGTTCATGTAGAAAATGCCAAGCTAGGCCACCAGCAATATTACATTGACTCTTTCTTCCTAAACTTAAAGAGACTTCCTTTG GTGGGGGTAATCATCATACCAAGAAAGTATATCATGGGGCAGGTTGATGAAAGAGCCTTCAAAACTTTGGTTATTCTAATATCCGCATCATTATGCATTCTAGTTATTGGATGTGTTTGCATTTTGATATTGACGAACGGAGTGTCGAAGGAAATGAAACTAAGAGCAGCATTGATAAGTCAGCTGGAAGCAAGAAGAAAGGCAGAGGCTTCAAGCAACTACAAAAGCCAATTTCTTGCGAACATGAG TCATGAATTAAGGACACCGATGGCAGCAGTAATTGGGTTGCTTGACATTCTTATATCTGATGACTGTCTCACAAATGAACAATATTCAACAGTTACTCAAATAAGAAAATGCTCAACCGCACTACTCCGTCTTCTTAACAACATCTTGGATCTTAGCAAG GTGGAATCAGGAAAACTAGTCCTAGAAGATGCAGAATTTGACTTGGGTCGTGAACTTGAAGGGCTTGTAGATATGTTTTCTGTCCAGTGCATTAACCACAATGTAGAGACTGTTTTAGATCTGTCTG ATGAAATGCCAAAGGTAGTAAGGGGTGATTCTGCTAGGGTGGTTCAAATTTTTACAAATTTGATCAACAATTCAATAAAGTTTACTCCAT CTGGTCACATCATTCTGCGAGGATGGTGCGAATACCCAAATTCTTGCAATGGTAGTCCAATTTTTCCACTTGAACAGAAGAAATCACGGTGTATACAAAAGGCTAGAGAGAAGCAAAATGCAAACAACGAAAAGAGAACAACTAAGAGAGATAACAAAGTGATACTTTGGTTTGAAGTTGATGACACAGGCTGTG GCATTGACCCAAGTAAATGGGATTCTGTGTTTGAAAGCTTTGAGCAAGCTGATCCATCAACTACTCGACT GCATGGAGGCACTGGTCTTGGTCTCTGCATTGTCAGAAACTTG GTCAATAAGATGGGCGGAGAAATCaaggttgtcaaaaaggagggCCAAGGAACACTCATGAGATTATGCTTAGTTCTCAGTACACCTATTGATGTCACAGAGCAACATTATGCATTGGATTTTACTGACAATAGCTTAGTG GTACTTCTTGCACTGCATGGCAACATGAGTCGCTTGATTACTTCCAAGTGGTTACAGAAAAATGGGGTTTGCACTATAGAAGCATCTGAATGGAATGGACTAACACAGGTTTTGAGGGAACTCTTTCATGCAAGAAGTCCAGTCCATAATAACAATAACTTTGATGCACATTATCCAGTAACCGAGGGATTGAAGTCTAAATTACTCAGCATACAAGACATGAAGAACCCGGTTTTCGTCATTGTTGTGGACATTGGGCTACTTGACTTGAGCACAGACATATGGAAGGAACAGCTTAACTTCCTTCATAGATACTTTGGGAGAGCAAGGTTTGTGTGGATGCTAAATCATGACACATCCAATAACATAAAGATGGAGATTCGTCGGAAAGGGAATGTTTTGATGGTCAACAAACCCCTTTATAAAGCGAAAATGGTTCACATTTTGGAAGCAGTCATAAAGGAGAGAAATCTTGAGCTGCAAAAGAGAAATAATATGATTGGTCCAAGGACCACTGCAAAAGAGGGCGAGTTGCATGAATTTCTTGAGATTGATTCTACTCATTTTGATGCTGGTAGCTCTGATGATTCGGACACTTCCGAAACGGTTGGTTCTAATCCTGTTAGTGTCGATGGAGATAAACAAATTGAATTGGTGACTAGATCACCCGCATCATCAACATACAAGACCAGTAATTGCTTAGTTGGATTAACCAATGAACATTTGGAAGATACTAATAATGCAAGGAAAGAAGAGTCATGTCAGAGTAGCCCCAGTTCTTCCAAACATGCCCTTGAAGAAAGTGACCCTAAATCACTGTCCACTAAAGAACCATCTCAAGGTGGAGATTCTGAATGTGGCGAAACACATAGGGCTGCCGGCCCAAATAATAATGCGGTCAATGGAAAAAATTCTCTTGAAGGCCTGAGGATATTGCTTGCAGAAGATACTCCTGTGCTTCAAAGGGTAGCAACCATAATGCTTGAGAAAATGGGAGCTTCTGTTGTTGCTGTAGGTGATGGACAACAAGCAGTAGATGCTCTCCATTGCAAGCTAGGTGTTGATGACTGCAGAAGGGATTCTCTCCAGAAGGAAAGAAACATGAGATCTCAAACAGAGATTTTGACTTCACCATATGACTTGATCCTAATGGATTGTCAG ATGCCAAAGATGGATGGTTATGAAGCAACAAAAGCAATAAGGAAATCAGAAGTGGGAACAGGATTGCATATTCCAATTGTTGCCCTTACAGCTCATGCAATGTCATGTGATGAAGCCAAATGCCTTGAAGTTGGCATGGATGCTTACTTAACAAAGCCAATTGACTTCAAGCAAATGGTGGCCACCATACTTTCACTCACCAAAAGAAAAACATCATGA
- the LOC107642565 gene encoding histidine kinase 1 isoform X1, translated as MAEDRYETCSEGSACSQMGSNNKCKHVFDRLCGFAPSWNWNTSTTTTAPPPSGRRIFHRDVEKEAFQYASSSHCLSSYYSVFVVRLAIMVMLAILIGLLTILTWHFTKIYTTKSLKTLAYDLRYELLQRPILRMWNILNTTAEITTAQVKLSQYVIRRYSNPVNQAEQVEQLYEAMRAITWALFSSKKALNSITINYKNGFVQAFHRDLKDNNTSYIYSDLSNYSMVANEMNSFSAHQAWNDKAIHGNKSAIWYREPLDPVTGDKIGKAMQIAPEDLINIAGLSQVPDGVASWHVAVSKFTDSPLLSAALPVWDSSNKSIMAVVGVTTALYSVGQLMKELVEMHSGHMYLTSQEGYLLATSTNAPLLTNSTKHPTLKMAVDCENEVIKLGAEWLQRAYGNHSPPSHEVHVENAKLGHQQYYIDSFFLNLKRLPLVGVIIIPRKYIMGQVDERAFKTLVILISASLCILVIGCVCILILTNGVSKEMKLRAALISQLEARRKAEASSNYKSQFLANMSHELRTPMAAVIGLLDILISDDCLTNEQYSTVTQIRKCSTALLRLLNNILDLSKVESGKLVLEDAEFDLGRELEGLVDMFSVQCINHNVETVLDLSDEMPKVVRGDSARVVQIFTNLINNSIKFTPSGHIILRGWCEYPNSCNGSPIFPLEQKKSRCIQKAREKQNANNEKRTTKRDNKVILWFEVDDTGCGIDPSKWDSVFESFEQADPSTTRLHGGTGLGLCIVRNLVNKMGGEIKVVKKEGQGTLMRLCLVLSTPIDVTEQHYALDFTDNSLVVLLALHGNMSRLITSKWLQKNGVCTIEASEWNGLTQVLRELFHARSPVHNNNNFDAHYPVTEGLKSKLLSIQDMKNPVFVIVVDIGLLDLSTDIWKEQLNFLHRYFGRARFVWMLNHDTSNNIKMEIRRKGNVLMVNKPLYKAKMVHILEAVIKERNLELQKRNNMIGPRTTAKEGELHEFLEIDSTHFDAGSSDDSDTSETVGSNPVSVDGDKQIELVTRSPASSTYKTSNCLVGLTNEHLEDTNNARKEESCQSSPSSSKHALEESDPKSLSTKEPSQGGDSECGETHRAAGPNNNAVNGKNSLEGLRILLAEDTPVLQRVATIMLEKMGASVVAVGDGQQAVDALHCKLGVDDCRRDSLQKERNMRSQTEILTSPYDLILMDCQMPKMDGYEATKAIRKSEVGTGLHIPIVALTAHAMSCDEAKCLEVGMDAYLTKPIDFKQMVATILSLTKRKTS; from the exons ATGGCAGAAGACAGATATGAAACCTGTTCTGAAGGTTCTGCATGTTCTCAAATGGGAAGCAATAATAAGTGCAAGCATGTGTTTGATAGATTATGTGGTTTTGCACCTTCATGGAATTGGAACACAAGCACCACAACCACAGCACCACCACCAAGTGGCAGAAGAATCTTCCATAGAGATGTTGAAAAAGAAGCATTCCAATATGCAAGTAGTAGCCATTGCCTCTCATCCTACTACAGTGTCTTTGTTGTTCGCCTAGCAATCATG GTGATGCTAGCAATCTTGATAGGGCTACTTACTATTCTAACATGGCATTTCACCAAGATTTACACAACAAAATCACTCAAAACCCTGGCATATGATCTGCGTTACGAGCTTCTTCAACGCCCAATCTTGAGGATGTGGAACATTCTGAATACTACGGCCGAGATCACCACGGCTCAGGTGAAGCTTTCTCAGTATGTGATCAGGCGTTACAGCAACCCTGTTAATCAAGCAGAGCAAGTTGAG CAGCTGTATGAAGCAATGAGGGCTATAACATGGGCATTGTTTTCTAGTAAGAAAGCTCTGAACTCCATAACCATCAATTATAAGAATGGATTTGTCCAAGCTTTCCATAGAGATCTTAAGGATAACAACACATCTTACATCTATTCGGATCTCTCCAATTACTCTATGGTTGCTAATGAGATGAATTCCTTTTCGGCGCATCAGGCTTGGAATGATAAGGCCATTCATGGTAACAAATCAGCAATTTGGTACCGTGAGCCGCTTGATCCTGTCACTGGGGATAAGATTGGGAAAGCTATGCAGATTGCGCCGGAAGACTTAATCAACATAGCTGGTCTTTCACAAGTACCTGATGGTGTGGCCTCATGGCATGTTGCAGTGAGCAAGTTCACTGATTCGCCATTGCTTTCAGCAGCATTACCTGTTTGGGATTCTTCTAATAAGAGTATTATGGCAGTTGTGGGTGTCACAACGGCGCTTTATAGCGTTGGACAGCTGATGAAGGAGCTAGTTGAGATGCACAGTGGTCACATGTACTTGACTTCACAAGAGGGTTACTTGCTTGCAACTTCCACAAATGCACCTCTGCTGACAAATTCAACAAAGCATCCAACGCTTAAGATGGCGGTTGATTGCGAAAATGAAGTGATCAAACTCGGTGCTGAGTGGTTGCAGAGAGCTTATGGAAACCATTCTCCTCCTAGTCATGAGGTTCATGTAGAAAATGCCAAGCTAGGCCACCAGCAATATTACATTGACTCTTTCTTCCTAAACTTAAAGAGACTTCCTTTG GTGGGGGTAATCATCATACCAAGAAAGTATATCATGGGGCAGGTTGATGAAAGAGCCTTCAAAACTTTGGTTATTCTAATATCCGCATCATTATGCATTCTAGTTATTGGATGTGTTTGCATTTTGATATTGACGAACGGAGTGTCGAAGGAAATGAAACTAAGAGCAGCATTGATAAGTCAGCTGGAAGCAAGAAGAAAGGCAGAGGCTTCAAGCAACTACAAAAGCCAATTTCTTGCGAACATGAG TCATGAATTAAGGACACCGATGGCAGCAGTAATTGGGTTGCTTGACATTCTTATATCTGATGACTGTCTCACAAATGAACAATATTCAACAGTTACTCAAATAAGAAAATGCTCAACCGCACTACTCCGTCTTCTTAACAACATCTTGGATCTTAGCAAG GTGGAATCAGGAAAACTAGTCCTAGAAGATGCAGAATTTGACTTGGGTCGTGAACTTGAAGGGCTTGTAGATATGTTTTCTGTCCAGTGCATTAACCACAATGTAGAGACTGTTTTAGATCTGTCTG ATGAAATGCCAAAGGTAGTAAGGGGTGATTCTGCTAGGGTGGTTCAAATTTTTACAAATTTGATCAACAATTCAATAAAGTTTACTCCAT CTGGTCACATCATTCTGCGAGGATGGTGCGAATACCCAAATTCTTGCAATGGTAGTCCAATTTTTCCACTTGAACAGAAGAAATCACGGTGTATACAAAAGGCTAGAGAGAAGCAAAATGCAAACAACGAAAAGAGAACAACTAAGAGAGATAACAAAGTGATACTTTGGTTTGAAGTTGATGACACAGGCTGTG GCATTGACCCAAGTAAATGGGATTCTGTGTTTGAAAGCTTTGAGCAAGCTGATCCATCAACTACTCGACT GCATGGAGGCACTGGTCTTGGTCTCTGCATTGTCAGAAACTTG GTCAATAAGATGGGCGGAGAAATCaaggttgtcaaaaaggagggCCAAGGAACACTCATGAGATTATGCTTAGTTCTCAGTACACCTATTGATGTCACAGAGCAACATTATGCATTGGATTTTACTGACAATAGCTTAGTG GTACTTCTTGCACTGCATGGCAACATGAGTCGCTTGATTACTTCCAAGTGGTTACAGAAAAATGGGGTTTGCACTATAGAAGCATCTGAATGGAATGGACTAACACAGGTTTTGAGGGAACTCTTTCATGCAAGAAGTCCAGTCCATAATAACAATAACTTTGATGCACATTATCCAGTAACCGAGGGATTGAAGTCTAAATTACTCAGCATACAAGACATGAAGAACCCGGTTTTCGTCATTGTTGTGGACATTGGGCTACTTGACTTGAGCACAGACATATGGAAGGAACAGCTTAACTTCCTTCATAGATACTTTGGGAGAGCAAGGTTTGTGTGGATGCTAAATCATGACACATCCAATAACATAAAGATGGAGATTCGTCGGAAAGGGAATGTTTTGATGGTCAACAAACCCCTTTATAAAGCGAAAATGGTTCACATTTTGGAAGCAGTCATAAAGGAGAGAAATCTTGAGCTGCAAAAGAGAAATAATATGATTGGTCCAAGGACCACTGCAAAAGAGGGCGAGTTGCATGAATTTCTTGAGATTGATTCTACTCATTTTGATGCTGGTAGCTCTGATGATTCGGACACTTCCGAAACGGTTGGTTCTAATCCTGTTAGTGTCGATGGAGATAAACAAATTGAATTGGTGACTAGATCACCCGCATCATCAACATACAAGACCAGTAATTGCTTAGTTGGATTAACCAATGAACATTTGGAAGATACTAATAATGCAAGGAAAGAAGAGTCATGTCAGAGTAGCCCCAGTTCTTCCAAACATGCCCTTGAAGAAAGTGACCCTAAATCACTGTCCACTAAAGAACCATCTCAAGGTGGAGATTCTGAATGTGGCGAAACACATAGGGCTGCCGGCCCAAATAATAATGCGGTCAATGGAAAAAATTCTCTTGAAGGCCTGAGGATATTGCTTGCAGAAGATACTCCTGTGCTTCAAAGGGTAGCAACCATAATGCTTGAGAAAATGGGAGCTTCTGTTGTTGCTGTAGGTGATGGACAACAAGCAGTAGATGCTCTCCATTGCAAGCTAGGTGTTGATGACTGCAGAAGGGATTCTCTCCAGAAGGAAAGAAACATGAGATCTCAAACAGAGATTTTGACTTCACCATATGACTTGATCCTAATGGATTGTCAG ATGCCAAAGATGGATGGTTATGAAGCAACAAAAGCAATAAGGAAATCAGAAGTGGGAACAGGATTGCATATTCCAATTGTTGCCCTTACAGCTCATGCAATGTCATGTGATGAAGCCAAATGCCTTGAAGTTGGCATGGATGCTTACTTAACAAAGCCAATTGACTTCAAGCAAATGGTGGCCACCATACTTTCACTCACCAAAAGAAAAACATCATGA